The Arachis hypogaea cultivar Tifrunner chromosome 16, arahy.Tifrunner.gnm2.J5K5, whole genome shotgun sequence genome contains a region encoding:
- the LOC112757979 gene encoding cyclin-P3-1-like, translating to MPTRSETYKSLLQVEESSENGTLMPRALLILSSVWERSIKKNDKLVMMISSKRNNNKKENNITVFHGSKAPKLSITRYMERILKYARCSSSCFVIAQIYIDRYFSKNGGYLTSFNAHRLLVTSLLVAVKFVDDRYFSNAYYAQVGGISTQEMNRMELEFLFSLEFRLFVTTEMFVKYCENLDKVDNIGEYQIRRPIIRSNAK from the exons atgcCTACGAGATCAGAGACATACAAATCACTACTACAAGTTGAAGAATCATCAGAAAATGGCACCTTGATGCCCCGTGCTCTGCTTATTCTGTCCTCTGTTTGGGAGAGATCGATTAAGAAGAATGACAAATTGGTGATGATGATATCATCAAAGAGGAATAATAATAAGAAGGAAAATAATATCACCGTGTTCCATGGATCGAAGGCACCAAAGTTGAGCATCACACGGTACATGGAGCGCATCTTAAAGTATGCACGGTGCAGTTCCTCTTGTTTTGTGATAGCGCAGATATACATTGACAGGTATTTCAGTAAAAATGGTGGATACCTAACTTCCTTCAATGCTCACCGCCTCCTCGTTACAAGCCTTCTTGTTGCTGTCAAATTCGTCGACGATCG ATATTTTAGCAATGCTTACTATGCTCAAGTAGGGGGAATTAGCACCCAAGAGATGAACAGGATGGAGCTAGAGTTTCTGTTTAGTTTGGAATTTAGATTGTTTGTGACAACTGAAATGTTCGTCAAATACTGTGAGAACCTAGATAAGGTTGATAATATTGGAGAATATCAGATTCGTCGTCCAATAATAAGAAGTAATGCAAAGTAA
- the LOC112758146 gene encoding uncharacterized protein, whose amino-acid sequence MMSGKYTTIDNQPGSVPAVPDSGHVAVKFADSNLQTFPPSSAQGKITGGSRPPRDADDTFSKPGSGGSSDESQQSGWFKTFALSTYKPFFDVDTSDVVERIIDSLFPFRGTFTEKTASNPDLYGPFWICTTLIFVAASMSTFVTYISHKLKHEKWEYDINLVSWSAGLFYGYVTIVPLCLYVILKYFSVPAGIVQLLCLYGYSLFVFIPALCMSIVPLEIFRWVIAAVAGLMSATFLALNLRAHIVSAGERWFLIVAGIFLLQLALAVVLKVYLFTVSV is encoded by the exons ATGATGTCAGGCAAATACACTACCATTGATAACCAGCCAGGATCTGTTCCT GCGGTTCCAGATTCAGGCCATGTCGCTGTTAAGTTCGCCG atTCAAATCTCCAGACATTTCCTCCGTCTAGCGCACAGGGCAAGATTACCGGTGGTTCCAGGCCTCCTCGTGATGCCGATG ATACATTTTCAAAACCTGGATCTGGTGGTTCTTCAGATGAATCCCAGCAGAGTGGGTGGTTTAAGACGTTTGCACTCTCTACTTACAAACCCTTCTTTGATGTTGACACTTCAGATGTTGTAGAGAGGATTATCGACTCACTCTTTCCGTTTAGAGGAACTTTTACTGAAAAAACTGCTAGCAACCCTGATTT GTATGGACCTTTCTGGATTTGTACCACCTTAATATTTGTAGCGGCATCTATGAGCACATTTGTGACATATATATCACACAAGCTGAAGCACGAGAAATGGGAATATGACATTAATCTTGTGTCCTGGTCTGCTGGTTTGTTTTATGGTTATGTTACCATAGTACCACTTTGTCTTTATGTAATTCTCAAGTACTTCTCCGTGCCAGCTGGCATTGTCCAGTTACTCTGTCTATATGGATATTCCCTATTTGTCTTTATTCCGGCTCTG TGTATGTCCATTGTGCCTCTGGAGATATTTAGATGGGTGATTGCAGCTGTGGCTGGGTTAATGTCAGCGACATTTCTGGCACTTAATCTCCGGGCACATATCGTATCGGCAGGTGAAAGGTGGTTCTTGATTGTTGCTGGCATTTTTCTGTTGCAGCTGGCTTTAGCCGTTGTACTAAAGGTTTACCTCTTCACAGTATCAGTTTGA
- the LOC112758148 gene encoding serine--tRNA ligase: MLDINLFREEKGHNPELIRESQRRRFASVELVDDVINLDKEWRKRQFELETLRKDFNKINKEVSKLKRAGEDATKIIAESEETKKLIADKEVEVRDTLKLLNSKLESIGNLVHDSVPVSDDETNNAVIRTWGERRLEPKLKNHVDLVELLGIADTKKGADVAGGRGFYLKGDGVRLNQALINFGLDFLEKRGYTLLHTPFFMRKDIMSKCAQLAQFDEELYKVTGEGDDKYLIATAEQPLCAYHLDDWIHPTQLPIRYAGYSSCFRKEAGSHGRDTLGIFRVHQFEKVEQFCLTSPNDNDSWNMHEEMLKNSEDFYKELNIPYQVVAIVSGALNDAAAKKYDLEAWFPSSQTYRELVSCSNCTDYQSRKLEIRYGQKKSNEQMKQYVHLLNSTLTATERTICCILENNQKEDGVEIPEALRPFMGGKTFLPFKNQPVSEAKGKKSKA; the protein is encoded by the exons ATGTTAGATATTAACCTGTTCAGGGAGGAGAAGGGCCACAACCCTGAACTCATCCGCGAATCTCAACGGCGTCGTTTCGCCAGCGTCGAACTCGTCGATGACGTCATCAATCTCGACAAGGAGTGGCGCAAGCGTCAATTCGAGCTCGAGACTCTCCGCAAAGACTTCAATAAGATCAACAAGGAAGTCTCCAAGCTCAAGCGT GCTGGTGAAGATGCAACCAAGATTATTGCCGAATCGGAGGAGACTAAGAAACTCATTGCTGACAAAGAGGTCGAAGTTCGCGACACTCTCAAACTCTTGAACTCTAAATTGGAGAGCATTGGAAACCTTGTCCACGATTCTGTTCCCGTCAGCGATGATGAGACCAACAATGCTGTCATTCGAACGTGGGGAGAGAGGAGGCTCGAGCCTAAGCTAAAGAATCACGTCGATCTAGTTGAGCTTCTTGGAATAGCAGACACAAAAAAAG GAGCTGATGTTGCTGGAGGTAGAGGCTTCTATCTTAAAGGAGATGGTGTTCGTCTTAATCAAGCACTCATAAACTTTGGTCTTGATTTTTTGGAGAAAAGGGGATATACTTTGTTGCATACTCCTTTCTTCATGAGAAAAGATATAATGTCAAAGTGTGCTCAATTAGCACAATTTGATGAAGAGCTTTACAAG GTAACGGGTGAAGGAGATGACAAATATCTGATAGCTACGGCTGAGCAGCCCCTATGTGCTTATCATCTAGATGATTGGATCCACCCAACCCAGCTACCGATAAG ATATGCTGGATATTCATCTTGCTTTCGAAAAGAAGCTGGCTCACATGGTCGAGATACTCTTGGGATATTCCGTGTTCACCAATTTGAGAAAGTGGAACAGTTTTGCCTTACTAGCCCAAATGACAATGATTCATGGAACATGCACGAGGAAATGTTAAAAAACTCTGAAGATTTCTATAAAGAA TTGAACATTCCATATCAAGTTGTTGCCATTGTGTCTGGTGCTTTGAATGATGCTGCAGCAAAGAAGTATGATCTAGAAGCATGGTTTCCATCTTCACAAACTTACAGAGAGCTAGTATCCTGTTCAAACTGTACAGACTACCAGTCCCGAAAACTAGAAATTCGATACGGGCAAAAGAAG AGCAATGAGCAAATGAAGCAATATGTTCACTTGTTGAACTCTACTCTCACAGCTACTGAGAGGACCATTTGCTGCATACTTGAGAACAACCAGAAGGAGGATGGTGTAGAGATACCCGAAGCCCTCAGACCATTCATGGGTGGAAAGACTTTCCTACCTTTCAAGAACCAACCAGTTAGTGAAGCCAAAGGGAAGAAATCAAAGGCCTAA